One genomic region from Candida albicans SC5314 chromosome 6, complete sequence encodes:
- the SNQ2 gene encoding ATP-binding cassette transporter (Protein similar to S. cerevisiae Snq2p transporter; member of PDR subfamily of ABC family; transposon mutation affects filamentation; benomyl-induced transcription; detected at yeast-form cell plasma membrane by mass spec), whose product MSSEDIGSSSSSLQEYVGQQQHNKIQPSTDDDYNEDDYESRRLHLVRTVSSINHHNFDEKFDTISREISRQVTNKEGEFQLRLDEFNLAKILANFVYFAKKQGIVLRKSGITFQDLCVYGVDESFAIAPTVTDLLKGPVGAVQAILSQMKTPPRKILKNLNGFAKPGESVLVLGRPGAGCTTFLKALSGTDFDLYKGVTGDIRYDGLPQKEMLKLFKNDLVYNPELDVHFPHLTVDQTLTFAIACKTPEMRINGVTRDEFINAKKEILATVFGLRHTYHTKVGNDFVRGVSGGERKRVSIAEALACNGSIYCWDNATRGLDASTALEFAQAIRTSTKLLKTTAFVTIYQAGEGIYETFDRVTVLYDGHQVYYGPANKAKKYFEDMGWECPPRQSTAEFLTAITDPIGRFPRAGWENKVPRTAQDFEHYWLNSPQYQELMQEIKDYNDEIDEDETRSKYYQSIQQEKMKGSRTKSPFTISYLEQLKLCFIRSYQRILGDSAYTITLMFASVAQAFVAGSLYYNTPDDVSGAFSRGGVIFFAVLFMSLMGLAEISASFSSRPILMKQKNYTMYHPSADSLSNFVMSIPISIFINTFFVIILYFLSNLARDAGKFFICYLFVIMLHLTMKSMFQAIAAINKSIAGANAMGGILMLASLMYSSYMIQRPSMHPWFKWISYINPVLYAFEAVIASEFHGRKMQCTSQYLTPSGPGYENLGAGEQVCTFIGSVPGQSWVLGDDYLRIAYTYRFSHVWRNLGILFGFLAFFLAIATLGTEYVKPITGGGDKLLFLKGKVPEHITLPSEKKEEDIESGGNSDTTATSNGTLSQGKSEEKAAIVDDGLKAKGVFVWKDVDYVIPYEGKKRQLLQNVSGYCVPGTLTALMGESGAGKTTLLNVLAQRVDFGVITGDMLVNGRPLDTSFSRRTGYVQQQDIHFSEVTVRESLQFAARLRRSNDVSDAEKLEYVEKIIDVLDMRGYADAVVGRLGNGLNVEQRKKLSIGVELVAKPSLLLFLDEPTSGLDSQSAWAIVKLLRDLANAGQSILCTIHQPSATLFEEFDRLLLLKKGGIVTYFGDIGPRSRTILDYFERNGARHCDDKENPAEYILEAIGAGATASTDFDWGEIWAQSPEKVQTDAKRDELINESAKNATDTSATDSPSEKNLTSKYATPYWYQFRHVTHRTSLIFYRDPDYIAAKVFLMTIAGLFIGFTFFGLKHTKTGAQNGMFCAFLSCVIAAPLINQMLEKAGSRDIYEVREKLSNTYHWSLLILPQIIFEVIYMIIGGTIMFVCLYFPTQVSTVASHSGMFYFSQAIFLQTFAVSFGLMVSYVSPDIESASVIVSFLYTFIVSFSGVVQPVNLMPGFWTFMNKVSPYTYFIQNLVSSFLHDRTIRCNAKELSYFNPPSGQTCKEFASAFISRNGGYLVDEGATSNCGYCNFSNADQYLLTIGAKFSYRWRNIGFFCVYIIFNISVCLVLYYFLRYRKVSFNVTGLVNKFKKSKK is encoded by the coding sequence ATGTCATCAGAAGATATTGGAAGTTCAAGTTCATCTCTTCAAGAGTATGTTGGTCAACAGCAACACAACAAAATACAACCTTCCACCGATGATGATTACaatgaagatgattatgaaaGTAGAAGATTACATTTAGTAAGAACAGtttcatcaatcaatcatcataattttgatgaaaaattcgATACTATATCGAGAGAAATTTCCCGTCAAGTGACTAATAAAGAAGGAGAATTTCAATTAAGATTAgatgaattcaatttagcTAAAATATTAGccaattttgtttattttgcTAAAAAACAAGGAATTGTTTTACGGAAAAGTGGAATTACATTCCAAGATCTTTGTGTTTATGGAGTTGATGAATCATTTGCTATTGCTCCTACCGTTACTGATTTATTAAAGGGACCAGTTGGTGCTGTTCAAGCCATATTATCACAAATGAAAACACCACCACggaaaattttgaaaaatttaaatggGTTTGCTAAACCCGGTGAATCAGTGTTGGTTTTAGGTAGACCAGGTGCTGGGTGTACAACTTTCTTGAAAGCATTAAGTGGAactgattttgatttatacaAGGGAGTCACGGGTGATATCAGATACGATGGATTACCACAAAAGGAAatgttgaaattgtttaaGAATGATTTGGTGTATAATCCTGAATTAGATGTTCATTTCCCCCATTTAACAGTGGATCAAACTTTGACATTTGCTATTGCTTGTAAAACCCCAGAAATGAGAATCAATGGAGTCACTAGAGATGAATTCATCAATgctaaaaaagaaatattggCAACTGTGTTTGGGTTAAGACACACTTATCATACCAAAGTGGGTAACGATTTTGTTCGTGGTGTTTCCGGTGGGGAAAGGAAAAGAGTATCTATTGCTGAAGCATTAGCATGTAATGGATCGATTTATTGTTGGGATAATGCTACTAGAGGGTTAGATGCATCTACTGCTTTAGAATTTGCTCAAGCCATTAGAACTTCAactaaattattgaaaacaacGGCATTTGTCACCATTTATCAAGCTGGTGAAGGTATTTATGAAACATTCGATCGTGTCACTGTGCTTTACGATGGACATCAAGTTTATTATGGTCCAGCAAACAAGGCCAAGAAATATTTCGAAGATATGGGTTGGGAATGTCCACCAAGACAATCGACAGCAGAATTCTTAACAGCTATTACTGATCCAATTGGTAGATTCCCTAGAGCTGGTTGGGAAAATAAAGTTCCTAGAACAGCACAAGATTTTGAACATTATTGGTTGAATTCACCACaatatcaagaattaatgcaagaaatcaaagatTATAATGAcgaaattgatgaagatgaaactAGAAgcaaatattatcaatcaattcaacaagaaaaaatgaaagGTTCTAGAACCAAATCTCCTTTCACGATTAGTTATTtagaacaattgaaattatgtTTCATTAGAAGTTATCAAAGAATCTTGGGTGATAGTGCTTACACAATAACCCTTATGTTTGCCTCAGTTGCTCAAGCTTTTGTTGCAGGGTctttatattataatacTCCTGATGATGTTTCTGGGGCATTTTCTCGAGGTGGGGTCATTTTCTTTGCTGTTTTGTTCATGTCATTAATGGGTTTAGCAGAAATTTCTGCTTCATTTAGTAGTCGAccaattttgatgaaacaaaaaaattatacaaTGTATCACCCATCAGCAGATTCCCTTTCCAATTTTGTCATGTCGATTCCAATTagtattttcatcaatactTTTTTCGTCATTATCTTGTACTTTTTATCCAATTTAGCTCGTGATGCTGGCaagtttttcatttgttatttgtttgttattATGCTACATTTGACAATGAAATCAATGTTTCAAGCAATTGCTGCCATCAACAAAAGTATTGCCGGTGCAAATGCCATGGGTGGGATTTTGATGTTGGCATCATTAATGTATTCCTCATATATGATTCAACGTCCTTCAATGCATCCATGGTTCAAATGGATCTCCTATATCAACCCTGTGTTATATGCCTTTGAAGCCGTTATTGCTTCTGAATTCCATGGTCGGAAAATGCAATGTACTTCTCAGTACCTTACCCCATCAGGACCCGGGTATGAGAACTTAGGTGCTGGTGAACAAGTGTGTACATTTATTGGATCAGTTCCAGGACAAAGTTGGGTTTTAGGTGATGATTATTTAAGAATTGCTTATACTTATCGATTCAGCCATGTTTGGAGAAATTTAGGAATTTTGTTTGGGTTTTTAGCATTTTTCCTAGCTATTGCTACTCTTGGTACCGAATATGTCAAACCAATtactggtggtggtgataaattattgtttttgaaaggAAAAGTCCCTGAACATATTACATTACCCctggaaaagaaagaagaagatatcGAATCTGGTGGTAATAGTGATACAACTGCCACTTCCAATGGCACCCTTTCACAAGGCAAGCTGGAAGAAAAGGCAGCTATTGTCGATGATGGATTGAAAGCTAAAGGTGTATTTGTTTGGAAAGATGTCGACTATGTAATCCCTTATGAAGGTAAAAAGCGTCAATTGTTACAAAATGTTAGTGGATATTGTGTTCCTGGTACATTGACAGCATTAATGGGTGAATCCGGTGCTGGTAAAACAACCTTGTTAAATGTTTTGGCCCAACGTGTTGATTTTGGGGTCATAACTGGTGATATGTTAGTCAATGGTCGTCCCTTGGATACTTCATTTAGTCGTCGTACTGGATAtgttcaacaacaagatattcatttttctGAAGTCACAGTGAGAGAATCATTACAATTTGCTGCAAGATTAAGAAGATCTAATGATGTTAGTGATGCTGAAAAATTAGAGTATGTGGAGAAAATCATTGACGTTTTGGACATGCGTGGATATGCTGATGCCGTTGTTGGAAGATTAGGTAATGGGTTAAATGTTGAACAACGGAAAAAATTGTCGATCGGGGTTGAATTGGTTGCTAAACCTTCATTATTACTTTTCCTTGATGAACCAACATCTGGTTTAGATTCACAATCTGCTTGGGCCATTGTTAAATTATTGAGAGATTTAGCTAATGCTGGACAATCGATTTTATGTACTATTCATCAGCCTTCAGCCACTTTATTTGAAGAGTTTGAtcgattattattattgaagaaaGGTGGGATTGTTACTTATTTTGGAGATATTGGACCAAGATCACGTACCATATTagattattttgaaagaaatggAGCTCGTCATTGTGATGATAAGGAAAATCCGGCAGAATATATTTTAGAAGCTATTGGTGCTGGTGCAACCGCATCTACTGATTTTGATTGGGGTGAAATTTGGGCACAATCGCCAGAAAAAGTACAAACTGATGCCAAACGTGATGAATTAATCAATGAATCAGCTAAAAATGCTACAGATACTTCTGCTACTGATTCACCTTCAGAAAAGAACTTGACTAGTAAATATGCTACTCCATATTGGTACCAATTCCGTCATGTGACTCATAGAACATCATTGATCTTTTATCGTGATCCAGATTATATTGCCGCCAAAGTTTTCTTAATGACAATTGCTGGATTATTTATTGGGTTTACATTCTTTGGATTGAAACATACTAAAACTGGTGCTCAAAATGGTATGTTTTGTGCCTTCTTATCATGTGTTATTGCTGCTCCACttattaatcaaatgtTAGAAAAAGCTGGACTGAGAGATATTTATGAAGTTCgagaaaaattatcaaatactTATCATTGGTCACTTTTAATATTACCGCAAATCATATTTGAAGTGATTTATATGATCATTGGTGGGACAATTATGTTTGTTTGTCTTTATTTCCCTACTCAAGTGAGTACTGTGGCCCTGCATTCCGGGATGTTTTATTTCAGTCAAGCTATTTTCCTTCAAACATTTGCTGTTTCATTTGGATTAATGGTACTGTATGTTTCCCCTGATATTGAAAGTGCTTCAGTGATTGTTTCATTCTTGTATACATTTATTGTATCATTTTCCGGTGTTGTTCAACCAGTTAATCTTATGCCGGGATTTTGGACATTTATGAATAAAGTATCACCCTATACTTATTTCATTCAAAATCTtgtttcatcatttttgCATGATAGAACCATTCGATGCAATGCTAAAGAATTGTCATATTTTAATCCACCATCAGGACAAACTTGTAAAGAATTTGCTAGTGCATTCATCAGTCGTAATGGTGGTTATTTAGTTGATGAAGGAGCAACTTCAAATTGTGGGTATTGTAATTTTAGCAATGCCGatcaatatttattgaCCATTGGAGCAAAATTTTCTTATAGATGGAGAAATATTGGATTTTTCTGTGTTTacattattttcaatattagTGTTTGCTTAGTGCTTTATTACTTTTTGAGATATAGAAAAGTATCTTTCAATGTTACTGGATTAGTtaacaaatttaaaaaatccaaaaagtaa
- the IHD1 gene encoding GPI-anchored protein IHD1 (GPI-anchored protein; alkaline, hypha-induced; regulated by Nrg1, Rfg1, Tup1 and Tsa1, Tsa1B in minimal media at 37; oralpharyngeal candidasis induced; Spider biofilm induced; regulated in Spider biofilms by Tec1, Efg1, Ndt80, Rob1, Brg1) — MRPTPLFFALLQIALAAKRADQICNDHCSNAYQKQQSCGGTDDVSSQSATLKCLCADESYWSELASCDCSSYDSNVSAQDLRAYYCNVGVTGGSQGQSTSGDANAATNSNDATGTATDAAAATNGNDGASGTADANNANNTDGSGATDASNTNNNGSTDTVNTNTAGSGSSETTAAAGAAAGTAAGTNSASDQANETGSDATNAATGSDASGTAATNTASTASGATSGSGSDAAKKTGTNTDSDSDTATKGSDATAGSMTTAASGLGATNGTSNSTGSHSGSMTSITTGSGFTNGTSSRSGSGSGSSTRSGSNSDSSSSGSGSRSSSSADSSDSDSGSGSSSTESGSGSGSGSSTSSGSGSGSGSSTRSGGFAATIPTVTFGSLVALALNLL, encoded by the coding sequence ATGAGACCAACTCCATTATTCTTTGCACTTTTACAAATTGCTCTTGCCGCAAAAAGAGCTGACCAAATTTGTAACGACCACTGTTCTAACGCATACCAAAAGCAACAATCTTGTGGTGGTACAGATGATGTTAGTTCCCAATCTGCTACTTTGAAATGTTTGTGTGCTGATGAAAGTTATTGGTCTGAATTGGCTCTGTGTGATTGTTCCAGCTATGATTCCAATGTTTCTGCTCAAGACCTCCGTGCTTACTACTGTAACGTTGGTGTAACTGGTGGCTCTCAAGGTCAATCTACAAGTGGAGATGCTAATGCTGCCACTAATTCTAATGATGCTACTGGTACTGCCACTGATGCTGCCGCCGCTACTAATGGTAACGATGGTGCTAGTGGAACTGCCGATGCAAACAATGCCAATAATACTGATGGTAGTGGTGCTACAGATGCTTCtaataccaacaacaatggcTCCACTGATACTGTTAACACTAATACTGCTGGTTCTGGATCTAGTGAAActactgctgctgctggtgCCGCTGCTGGTACCGCTGCTGGTACAAACTCTGCATCTGATCAAGCAAATGAAACTGGTTCTGACGCTACTAATGCTGCCACAGGCTCTGATGCCTCAGGTACTGCTGCCACCAATACCGCATCCACTGCCTCTGGAGCCACTTCTGGCTCTGGTTCTGACGCTGCTAAGAAGACAGGTACTAATACTGATTCAGACTCAGATACTGCTACTAAAGGTTCAGACGCTACTGCTGGTAGTATGACAACTGCTGCTTCAGGTTTAGGTGCTACTAATGGAACAAGCAACAGTACTGGTTCTCATTCTGGTAGTATGACCAGTATTACAACAGGTTCAGGATTTACTAATGGAACCAGCAGCAGATCAGGCTCGGGTTCAGGCTCTTCTACTAGAAGTGGAAGCAACTCTGATTCATCAAGCTCAGGTTCAGGTTCCAGATCTTCCTCATCTGCTGATAGTTCTGACTCAGATTCAGGTTCCGGCTCATCTTCAACTGAATCAGGATCTGGTTCAGGTTCCGGCtcttcaacttcatctGGATCTGGTTCAGGTTCTGGTTCCAGTACAAGATCTGGTGGTTTTGCTGCTACTATTCCAACTGTGACTTTTGGTTCTTTAGTTGCTTTGGCATTGAACTTATTATAA
- the SAL6 gene encoding Sal6p (Putative protein phosphatase of the Type 1 family; serine/threonine-specific; similar to S. cerevisiae Ppq1; mutant has virulence defect; Spider biofilm induced), protein MGNSPSKDDPLPKSSSSNKSSNGGSSSSSSTVSGTDLDPDEMAPALSQLMINDKLNYKKSNSPQRSSSLNVGNSTKYNKTSNNNSNKTNRVFELETSSTSVSATATTTPQRIPSVRSRQSSEAYDFDLEIGMSMAKLLKNQQDFPSSFESSNASVSSPVFTTLGVDTKDEDSLSSINSSPCDTTKSNVIANKQLSHPENMSTAKKLDVIDEINSLESSPSNSSKLSQANLRKHNKTLVHQLTKRISDSSTSSASGSPPLVGTSQKLEVDIDDIIARLLATKKRSTSRKSNKTRLPVETNELKYVLAKSRQIFLDQPTLLRLSPPVKIVGDIHGQFHDLIRIFNCCGYPPHSNYLFLGDYVDRGEKSLETILLLLCYKIKYPENFFMLRGNHESANITKIYGFYDECKRRLPNHKLWKNFIDVFNALPIAAVINEKIFCVHGGLSPDLNNFDQIENIKRPTDVPDKGLLADLLWSDPDASVKNFSLTNWPKNDRGVSYVFGKKHVDYFCSKFKLDLIVRGHMVVEDGYEFFNKRKLVTVFSAPNYCGEFNNFGAIMSVDKHLYCSFELIKPN, encoded by the coding sequence atGGGAAATAGCCCGTCTAAAGATGATCCCCTACCGAAGTCCTCATCAAGTAATAAATCAAGTAATGGTGGCAGCtcgtcatcatcttctACCGTCAGTGGTACTGACTTAGATCCTGATGAGATGGCCCCTGCGCTATCTCAATTAATGATTAATGATAAGTTAAATTATAAGAAGAGTAATTCTCCCCAACGCTCTTCTTCCTTAAATGTTGGTAACAGTACTAAATATAACAAGActagcaacaacaacagcaacaagaCTAATAGAGTTTTTGAACTTGAAacttcttcaacttcagTGTCCGCCACAGCCACAACTACGCCTCAAAGAATACCTTCAGTACGTTCAAGACAATCGTCAGAGGCttatgattttgatttagaaATTGGCATGTCGATGGccaaattgttgaagaatCAACAAGATTTCCCTTCGTCGTTTGAGTCACTGAACGCGTCCGTTTCTTCTCCTGTATTCACCACATTAGGAGTTGATACTAAAGATGAAGATCTGCTTCTGTCAATTAATTCAAGTCCATGTGACACCACCAAGAGTAATGTCATTGctaataaacaattatcGCATCCTGAAAATATGTCGACAGCGAAGAAATTAGACGTTATCgatgaaattaattcattagaATCTTCTCCTTCAAATTCAAGTAAACTTTCTCAGGCTAATTTAAGAAAACATAACAAAACACTTGTGCATCAATTAACCAAAAGAATTTCCGATAGTTCTACTTCAAGTGCATCTGGGTCACCTCCTTTAGTGGGTACTTCTCAAAAATTGGAAGTTGATATTGACGATATTATTGCCAGATTATTGGCCACCAAAAAGAGATCAACTTCTCGTAAAAGCAACAAGACTCGTTTGCCAGTGGAAACCAATGAACTTAAATATGTTTTGGCCAAAAGTagacaaatttttttggatcAGCCAACTTTATTAAGATTATCACCACCAGTGAAGATTGTCGGTGATATTCATGGACAATTTCATGATTTAATCCgtattttcaattgttgtgGATATCCACCacattcaaattatttatttttaggTGATTATGTTGATCGAGGTGAAAAATCTTTGGAAACCATTTTGTTATTACTTTGTTACAAGATCAAGTACCCGGAAAATTTCTTCATGTTGAGAGGTAATCATGAATCAGCCAAcattacaaaaatttatGGATTTTATGATGAATGTAAAAGAAGATTACCAAATCATAAATTATGGAAGAATTTCATTGATGTATTCAATGCCTTACCTATTGCTGCCGTGATTAATGAAAAGATTTTCTGTGTTCATGGTGGACTTTCTCctgatttgaataattttgaccaaattgaaaatattaaacGTCCTACTGATGTTCCTGATAAAGGATTATTAGCTGATTTATTATGGTCTGATCCTGATGCTCTGGTTAAGAATTTTTCCTTGACAAATTGGCCGAAAAATGATCGTGGAGTTTCTTATGTTTTTGGTAAGAAACACgttgattatttttgttctaaattcaaattggatTTAATTGTTCGTGGTCATATGGTGGTTGAAGATGGAtatgaattttttaataaacgTAAATTAGTCACTGTCTTCAGTGCTCCTAATTATTGTGgtgaatttaataattttggtgCTATCATGAGTGTTGATAAACATTTATATTGttcatttgaattgattaaaccaaattga
- a CDS encoding uncharacterized protein (Ortholog(s) have cytoplasm, nucleus localization) yields MGVSRRYLYHTLSRMTQLTTTTIKNKPIRNAGCLIIGDEILNGKILDTNSYNFARFCFNNLSIPLKRTIVCGDDEQDIINSLNILLKQDKLDLIITSGGLGSTHDDITYKVISDYFQLDYQLDQEVVDRMKSIRGDYLDKLNPEQLNAFYRMATLPVSPQPSSLAQNSTTTTPATTVEKYFIDDKLWFPIVGLNEQVYILPGVPQLFTQLIKDMEPMLKPRVISSDLIRRYVVTKSGETQLAPYLTNLQEKCDKKYGKGVLKLGSYPHMNLHINTISIIGQKLTSQDLDWIVNALIENIGGDAKEITQAQEDEYSK; encoded by the coding sequence ATGGGTGTGAGTCGTCGTTATTTATATCACACATTATCAAGAATGACTCAGTtaacaaccacaaccattaaaaataaacctATTAGAAATGCTGGATGTTTAATTATTGGCGATGAAATCTTAAATGGGAAAATTTTGGATACAAATTCTTATAATTTTGCTcgattttgttttaataatttatcaattccattgaaaagaacaattgtatgtggtgatgatgaacaagatataatcaattcattaaatattttattaaaacaaGATAAATTAGATCTTATAATAACTTCGGGTGGATTAGGAAGTACTCATGATGATATAACTTATAAAGTAATTAGTGATTATTTCCAATTAGATTATCAATTAGATCAAGAAGTAGTCGATAgaatgaaatcaattcgTGGTGATtatcttgataaattgaatcctgaacaattgaatgcATTTTATCGAATGGCTACTCTACCGGTGTCACCTCAACCATCATCCCTTGCCCAAAATTCAACTACAACCACACCTGCAACTACGGTTgagaaatattttattgatgataaattatgGTTTCCGATAGTTGGATTAAATGAACAAGTGTATATATTACCTGGTGTACCACAATTATTTACtcaattaatcaaagaTATGGAACCAATGTTAAAACCACGAGTAATATCATCGGATTTAATTAGAAGATATGTTGTTACTAAATCTGGTGAAACTCAATTAGCACCATATTTAACcaatttacaagaaaaatgtGATAAAAAATATGGTAAAGGGGTATTAAAATTAGGTAGTTATCCTCATATGAATTTACATATTAATACCATTAGTATAATTGGACAAAAATTAACTAGTCAAGATTTGGATTGGATAGTAAATgcattaattgaaaatattggtGGTGATGCTAAAGAAATCACTCAAGCTCAAGAAGATGAATACAGTAAATAG
- the PGA61 gene encoding Pga61p (Putative GPI-anchored protein) translates to MKSGLLLAVILPVAFAVKKDQQSCNSSCVKVLQKQQESCPSGSDADCLCKLSDSDYWEPLTDCDCINPDKKLSASEIKVQICGAPSSSSTPTSSTETTSSTEAETTEAETTEQPSSSTSSNTESSKTTILETPSIQELNAESTTSVITPLTESAVAAVANTDTSTLIEPQNTEATPEVAPLIQPQLNNGSDLAQVSVQAFENGAGRAAVIGSGSLLALLLNFI, encoded by the coding sequence ATGAAATCTGGTTTACTACTTGCTGTGATTTTACCAGTTGCTTTTGCTGTGAAAAAAGACCAACAAAGTTGTAACTCCAGTTGTGTCAAGGTcttacaaaaacaacaagaatcATGTCCTTCAGGTTCAGATGCCGATTGCTTATGTAAATTATCTGACTCAGATTACTGGGAACCATTGACTGACTGTGATTGTATTAACCCAGATAAAAAACTTTCAGCATCAGAAATTAAGGTTCAAATATGTGGGGctccatcatcatcgtcaacACCAACCTCATCAACAGAAACAACTTCATCAACAGAAGCAGAAACTACCGAAGCAGAAACCACTGAACAACCAAGCAGCAGTACCAGCAGTAATACCGAGTCATCTAAAACTACTATTCTTGAAACCCCCTCTATACAAGAGCTCAATGCTGAATCAACTACTAGTGTTATTACCCCCTTAACAGAATCAGCTGTGGCTGCCGTAGCAAATACTGACACCAGTACTTTAATTGAACCACAAAACACAGAAGCTACACCAGAAGTTGCTCCATTAATTCAACCTCAACTAAATAATGGGTCTGATTTGGCCCAAGTATCTGTTCAAGCATTTGAAAATGGTGCTGGAAGAGCTGCTGTTATTGGATCTGGTTCATTACTTGCATTGTTATTGAACTTTATTTAA
- a CDS encoding uncharacterized protein (Ortholog(s) have cyclin-dependent protein serine/threonine kinase regulator activity), translated as MLVDNYIKASSIKFNISIAPCVEIARYLKSNQQQQVRLQPHEDPKQLLSHQQQQQPDTQYHYQNHHHNKQYRQRQRRQTQEHKQQQGTPRIRRPSSSLSPLYSPKTKKSTPNKTTKTLLHKSSTSPTSPPPPKKKKSKNRIIVPNEFINCDLDIIITLINRMLISLIKLNDNNINNNNNTTNINNPTPPTRFHSKTPPAISIFSYINRLTKFNNLKSSGLITMIYYIDILSYMYPHFQLNSWTIHRFLLVATMISQKAMEDYFYTNDHYAKVGGVSLEELNCLELDFLKRIDWRTIPINNPNVQQLYYNKLVEMTGKISNMVDNNNSSDSDNTDTRYKHTKFIMENEDPTDDEEEEEGDSEDSEEDLEDDDDEDDDDEDDEFYDSDEDINSEDNGDIEIDDYEMEEENNSNVPDLPNIPMYKYDNNGFSMDGSSSPHLKRRYSKD; from the coding sequence AGCGAgatatttgaaatcaaatcaacaacaacaagtacGACTACAACCACATGAAGATCCAAAACAACTACTAagtcatcaacaacaacaacaaccagacactcaatatcattatcaaaatcatcaccacAACAAGCAGTATCGACAACGACAACGACGACAAACACAGGAacataaacaacaacaaggtACACCAAGAATACGTCgaccatcatcatcgttaTCACCATTATATTCACctaaaaccaaaaaatcaacCCCTAATAAAACCACCAAAACTCTACTAcataaatcatcaacatctcCGACCtcgccaccaccaccaaaaaagaaaaaatcaaagaataGAATTATTGTTCCTAatgaatttataaattgtGATCTTGATATTATAATAACATTAATCAATCGAAtgttaatttcattaatcaaattaaatgataataatattaataacaacaataataccaCAAACATTAATAATCCAACACCACCAACTCGTTTCCATAGTAAAACACCACCAGCAATTTCGATTTTTTCCTATATTAATCGTCTtacaaaattcaataatttaaaatctAGTGGATTAATCACCATGATATACTATATCGACATACTTTCTTATATGTATCCTCATTTCCAATTAAATTCATGGACAATTCATCGATTTTTATTAGTTGCCACCATGATATCACAAAAAGCAATGGAAGATTATTTTTATACCAATGATCATTATGCAAAAGTTGGTGGGGTATCtttagaagaattgaattgtttagaattggattttttgaaaagaattgattggaGAACTATACCGATAAATAATCCAAATGTTCAACAATTgtattataataaattagtAGAAATGACAGGAAAGATATCTAATATGGttgacaataataatagtagtgATAGCGACAACACTGATACTAGATATAAACATACTAAGTTTATTATGGAAAATGAAGATCCTacagatgatgaagaagaggaagaggGAGATCTGGAAGATCTGGAAGAAGATCTAGAGGATGACGACGACGAGGATGACGACGACGAGGATGATGAGTTTTATGATagtgatgaagatattAATAGTGAAGATAATggtgatattgaaattgatgattatgaaatggaagaagaaaataattcCAATGTACCTGATTTACCAAATATACCAATGTATAaatatgataataatgGGTTTAGTATGGATGGAAGTTCTTCACCTCATTTAAAAAGAAGGTATAGTAAAGATTAA